A section of the Aquificaceae bacterium genome encodes:
- the mazG gene encoding nucleoside triphosphate pyrophosphohydrolase: protein MEAFDRLLNIMEELRSKCPWDRSQTHQSLKKYLVEEAYELLDAIDSGDDKKLKEELGDLLLQVVFHSQIAKERSAFDIKDVIEGLSKKLVDRHPHVFGCESPEEVLRNWEERKLRERESVLDGVPRNLPALMRSQKLQDRASLVGFDFERPEQVIEKLMEELQELKEAMALGDRRELEHELGDLLTAVVELGRLLGLDAELCLQKANDRFEKRFRYMERRAREMGRELKDMTLQEMDVLWLESKSFDYREDC, encoded by the coding sequence ATGGAAGCCTTTGATAGACTCCTGAATATCATGGAAGAGCTACGCTCAAAATGTCCCTGGGACAGGTCTCAGACACACCAGAGCCTGAAAAAATACCTTGTAGAGGAAGCCTATGAACTCCTTGATGCCATAGACTCGGGTGATGACAAGAAGCTGAAAGAAGAGCTTGGAGACCTTCTGCTTCAGGTGGTTTTCCACTCTCAGATAGCTAAGGAGAGGTCTGCCTTTGACATAAAGGATGTGATAGAAGGGCTCAGCAAAAAGCTCGTAGACCGCCACCCTCATGTCTTTGGCTGTGAAAGCCCGGAAGAGGTTCTCAGAAACTGGGAGGAGAGAAAGCTCAGAGAAAGGGAGAGCGTCCTTGATGGTGTTCCCAGAAATCTTCCAGCTCTTATGAGGTCTCAGAAGCTTCAGGACAGGGCGAGCCTTGTGGGTTTTGACTTTGAAAGACCCGAGCAGGTCATAGAGAAGCTCATGGAGGAGCTACAGGAGTTAAAAGAAGCCATGGCTCTGGGAGATAGAAGAGAGCTGGAGCACGAGCTGGGCGACCTCCTCACTGCGGTGGTGGAGCTTGGGAGGCTTCTGGGGCTGGACGCCGAGCTTTGCCTGCAGAAGGCCAACGACAGGTTTGAAAAAAGGTTCAGGTATATGGAGAGGAGAGCCAGAGAGATGGGCAGGGAGCTAAAGGATATGACCCTTCAGGAGATGGATGTGCTATGGCTTGAGTCTAAAAGTTTTGATTACAGAGAAGACTGCTGA